In Dyadobacter subterraneus, a single genomic region encodes these proteins:
- a CDS encoding aspartate carbamoyltransferase catalytic subunit — protein sequence MTKLSVRHLLGIKNLNENDIQTILDTATQFKEVINRPIKKVPSLRDITIANVFFENSTRTRLSFELAEKRLSADVVNFSASGSSVKKGETLLDTVNNILAMKVDMIVMRHSSPGAPHYLSSRIPANVINAGDGTHEHPTQALLDAFSMREQLGDLAGKKIAIIGDILHSRVALSNIFCLQKLGAEVMVCGPSTLIPKFLADLGVKIGHNVKEALQWCDVANVLRIQLERQQIKYFPSLREYSLYFGINKAMLDELDKKIVLMHPGPINRGVELSSDAADSDHSIILNQVENGVAVRMAALYLLAQQ from the coding sequence ATGACAAAACTTTCAGTTCGGCACCTACTTGGAATTAAAAATCTGAACGAGAATGACATTCAAACAATCCTTGATACTGCTACTCAATTTAAGGAAGTAATTAACCGTCCGATCAAGAAAGTACCTTCACTCCGGGATATTACAATTGCCAACGTTTTTTTCGAAAATTCGACCAGAACAAGACTTTCTTTTGAACTTGCAGAGAAAAGACTTTCAGCGGATGTTGTTAATTTTTCAGCTTCCGGAAGTTCGGTAAAAAAGGGAGAGACTTTGCTCGATACCGTGAATAATATCCTGGCAATGAAAGTGGACATGATCGTCATGCGTCACAGCAGTCCGGGAGCACCGCATTACTTGTCGAGCCGTATTCCTGCCAATGTGATCAACGCCGGAGATGGAACGCACGAACACCCAACCCAGGCTTTACTTGATGCTTTTTCGATGCGGGAACAATTGGGAGATCTTGCAGGAAAGAAAATCGCGATTATCGGTGATATTTTGCATTCACGTGTTGCGCTATCCAATATTTTCTGCCTTCAAAAATTAGGTGCAGAGGTTATGGTTTGTGGACCATCAACTTTAATTCCGAAATTCCTTGCCGATCTTGGCGTAAAAATCGGACATAATGTAAAGGAAGCACTTCAATGGTGTGATGTTGCTAATGTTCTTCGAATCCAGCTTGAAAGACAACAGATAAAATATTTTCCTTCTTTGAGAGAATATTCTTTGTACTTCGGTATCAACAAAGCAATGCTGGACGAGTTGGATAAAAAAATCGTTTTAATGCACCCGGGACCAATTAACCGTGGCGTAGAACTTTCCTCTGACGCAGCGGATTCAGATCATTCGATTATTTTGAATCAGGTTGAAAATGGTGTGGCGGTACGCATGGCAGCTTTATATTTGTTAGCGCAGCAGTAA
- a CDS encoding GNAT family N-acetyltransferase, producing the protein MNQKLQWDIKSFDVLSNQELYELLRLRNEVFIVEQNCIFPDLDGKDQNCYHLLGRENGILMAYSRIVPPGISYEYASIGRILVSPLGRGKQFGIELMDISILKLEEIYGKSVIRIGAQLYLKKFYESFGFVQSGEIYDEDGIDHIEMTRTNNIVE; encoded by the coding sequence ATGAATCAAAAATTACAATGGGATATCAAATCCTTTGATGTGCTTTCCAATCAGGAATTATATGAATTGCTCCGTTTGCGAAATGAAGTTTTTATTGTGGAGCAAAACTGCATTTTTCCGGATCTTGATGGTAAGGACCAAAATTGCTATCATTTGCTTGGAAGGGAAAATGGTATTTTAATGGCTTATTCCAGAATTGTACCTCCCGGAATTTCTTATGAATACGCATCCATCGGCCGCATTTTAGTTTCACCGCTTGGCAGAGGAAAACAGTTTGGTATTGAATTGATGGATATTTCAATACTTAAACTCGAAGAAATTTATGGAAAGTCGGTCATAAGAATCGGAGCACAGCTTTATCTTAAAAAGTTTTATGAGTCATTTGGATTTGTTCAGTCGGGCGAGATCTATGATGAAGACGGAATTGATCATATTGAAATGACCCGGACAAATAATATTGTGGAATAG
- a CDS encoding YebC/PmpR family DNA-binding transcriptional regulator, translating to MGRAYEYRKARMFKRWDKMAKTFTRIGKDIVLAVKSGTADPNTNARLRVLLQNARAANMPKETVERAIKRATSKDQEDYKEMVYEGYGPHGVAILVESTTDNPVRTVANVRSYFNKLGGSLGTMGMLDFIFDRKCIFKVKNDGKRDMEELEFELIDVGGEEVFLDEETNQINIYGEFSSFGTLQHYLEENGFEIVEADFERIPSDTKSLSEEEIADVEKLIEKIEDDDDVQRVYHNMA from the coding sequence ATGGGAAGAGCCTATGAATATAGAAAAGCGCGGATGTTTAAGCGTTGGGATAAAATGGCAAAAACATTTACCCGAATTGGAAAGGATATTGTTCTTGCTGTAAAAAGCGGAACAGCTGATCCAAACACCAACGCACGTCTGAGAGTTTTGCTTCAAAATGCAAGAGCTGCCAACATGCCTAAGGAAACCGTTGAACGTGCAATTAAACGGGCAACATCCAAGGATCAGGAAGATTACAAAGAAATGGTTTATGAAGGTTACGGACCACACGGTGTTGCTATTTTGGTTGAAAGTACTACCGACAATCCAGTGCGTACCGTAGCAAATGTTCGCAGTTATTTCAATAAACTGGGCGGAAGTCTGGGTACTATGGGAATGCTTGATTTTATTTTTGACCGGAAATGTATTTTCAAGGTTAAAAATGACGGAAAGCGTGACATGGAAGAATTGGAATTTGAATTGATCGACGTAGGAGGAGAAGAAGTTTTCCTAGACGAAGAAACAAATCAGATCAACATTTACGGAGAATTTTCTTCATTTGGTACTCTTCAGCATTATCTGGAAGAAAACGGTTTTGAAATCGTGGAAGCGGATTTTGAACGCATTCCAAGCGATACCAAATCACTAAGCGAAGAAGAAATCGCGGATGTAGAAAAACTGATTGAAAAAATTGAAGACGACGACGACGTTCAGCGCGTCTATCATAATATGGCGTAA
- the metF gene encoding methylenetetrahydrofolate reductase [NAD(P)H] translates to MTKVTEFIRQAQGKTLFSIEIIPPLKGQNITELLDSIEPLMEFKPPFVDVTYHREELIDIKGQNGLIERIPIRKRPGTVGICARLMERFKVDAVPHVICGGFTKDETEDVLFDLHYLGIDNVLVLRGDPEKSAGVFKAKLGGHTYASELVTQVDNMNHGILLHAETEAAHTNFCIGIAGYPEKHFDAESLDTDFEHLKRKIDLGANYIVTQMFFDNQKYFRFVDRCRAEGITVPIIPGLKPLATKRQLTVLADIFHLEFPQELVNEAEKCASDKEVRQLGVEWGVQQCKELIEYGVPVLHFYTMGKADNVAKIASQVF, encoded by the coding sequence ATGACCAAAGTTACCGAATTCATACGCCAGGCTCAGGGCAAGACACTCTTTTCGATTGAGATTATCCCACCTTTAAAAGGACAAAATATAACCGAATTACTGGATTCTATTGAGCCATTGATGGAATTCAAGCCGCCTTTTGTTGATGTCACTTACCATAGAGAAGAACTTATTGATATTAAAGGACAAAATGGCCTTATCGAGAGAATTCCTATTCGGAAGCGTCCGGGAACTGTTGGTATTTGTGCCAGGTTAATGGAGCGATTTAAAGTGGATGCCGTTCCTCATGTGATTTGCGGAGGTTTTACAAAAGATGAAACAGAAGATGTTTTGTTCGACCTTCATTATTTGGGAATCGATAATGTACTCGTTTTGCGTGGTGATCCAGAGAAATCTGCGGGTGTATTCAAAGCAAAATTAGGCGGACATACCTACGCCTCTGAACTTGTCACGCAGGTTGACAATATGAACCATGGCATTTTGCTTCACGCTGAAACCGAAGCTGCCCACACGAATTTCTGTATTGGAATTGCCGGATATCCTGAAAAACATTTTGATGCAGAAAGTCTTGATACAGATTTTGAGCATCTGAAAAGAAAAATAGATCTGGGCGCAAATTATATTGTCACCCAAATGTTTTTCGATAATCAGAAATATTTCCGTTTTGTTGACCGCTGCCGTGCAGAAGGCATAACGGTTCCAATTATTCCGGGTTTAAAACCTTTGGCTACCAAACGACAACTTACCGTGCTTGCTGATATTTTCCATCTTGAATTTCCACAGGAACTTGTTAACGAAGCTGAAAAATGTGCTTCGGATAAAGAAGTTCGCCAGCTTGGCGTGGAATGGGGCGTTCAGCAATGTAAAGAATTGATTGAATACGGAGTGCCGGTTTTACATTTTTATACCATGGGAAAAGCTGACAATGTTGCCAAAATTGCCAGTCAGGTTTTTTAG
- the mnmA gene encoding tRNA 2-thiouridine(34) synthase MnmA — MSKHGRILVAMSGGIDSSLAAVMLHEQGYEVIGMTMKTWDYASSGGTKKETGCCSLDSINDARSIAVELGFPHYILDIRAEFGDYVIDHFTGEYLEGRTPNPCVLCNTHIKWDALLKRADRLDCEFIATGHYANMQFNDGRHYVSKGIDSWKDQSYVLWGVSQESLSRTKLPLGYLHKSEIREMARERGFIDLVNKAESYEICFVPDNDYRGFLKRRIPGLEAEVAGGNFVYEDGTVVGKHEGYPFYTVGQRKGLGIALGRPVFVTEVRKDTNEVVLGDLPDLFRDGMYVSKLNWQKYDGITKPLETVTKVRYKHDGTPALLIPDEPGKIKVHFHDGVNGIAPGQAAVFYEGDDVVGGGWIMKNFRQDKELF, encoded by the coding sequence ATGAGTAAACACGGACGAATTTTAGTCGCCATGAGCGGCGGCATTGACAGCTCCTTGGCAGCAGTCATGTTACATGAACAAGGTTACGAGGTCATCGGTATGACCATGAAAACCTGGGACTACGCAAGCAGCGGAGGTACCAAAAAAGAGACCGGTTGCTGCTCTCTGGATTCTATCAATGACGCAAGAAGTATCGCCGTCGAACTAGGATTTCCACATTATATATTAGATATCCGCGCTGAATTCGGGGATTATGTAATCGACCATTTCACAGGAGAATATCTGGAAGGGCGCACCCCAAATCCATGTGTTTTGTGCAATACGCATATTAAATGGGACGCACTTTTAAAACGTGCGGATCGTCTGGATTGTGAATTTATCGCAACCGGACATTATGCAAATATGCAGTTTAATGATGGCCGCCATTATGTTTCCAAAGGAATCGATAGCTGGAAAGATCAGAGTTATGTGCTTTGGGGCGTTTCTCAGGAAAGTCTGAGTCGTACAAAATTGCCGCTTGGATATTTGCACAAAAGCGAAATCCGTGAAATGGCTCGTGAAAGAGGTTTTATTGATCTGGTCAATAAGGCTGAAAGTTATGAAATCTGTTTCGTGCCGGATAACGATTATCGTGGATTTTTGAAACGCAGAATTCCGGGTTTGGAAGCGGAAGTAGCAGGAGGAAATTTTGTGTATGAAGACGGAACAGTTGTTGGAAAACATGAAGGTTATCCATTTTATACGGTTGGTCAACGCAAAGGATTAGGAATTGCCTTAGGCAGACCTGTTTTTGTGACCGAAGTGAGAAAAGATACAAATGAAGTTGTACTGGGCGATTTACCTGATTTGTTCCGTGATGGAATGTATGTCAGTAAATTAAATTGGCAAAAATATGATGGCATTACCAAACCATTGGAAACTGTAACAAAAGTTCGTTACAAACATGATGGAACGCCTGCATTGTTAATTCCTGATGAACCGGGAAAAATTAAAGTACATTTCCATGATGGCGTCAATGGTATCGCGCCAGGACAAGCTGCCGTTTTTTATGAAGGAGATGACGTAGTAGGAGGTGGCTGGATCATGAAGAATTTCCGCCAGGATAAGGAATTGTTTTAG
- a CDS encoding heavy metal-binding domain-containing protein — MLVTTTPNIEGKKIIKYIGLVNGEAIIGANIVKDFMANVRDVVGGRSSAYEQSLREAKSIALREMMDQAQRLGAHAVIGVDLDFETIGGSGSMLMVSCNGTAVCLE; from the coding sequence ATGCTTGTTACTACCACTCCAAATATTGAAGGTAAAAAAATCATAAAATATATCGGGCTCGTAAATGGTGAAGCTATTATTGGAGCCAACATTGTCAAAGATTTTATGGCCAACGTGCGCGACGTGGTTGGCGGCCGGTCGAGCGCTTACGAACAAAGCCTTCGCGAAGCTAAAAGTATTGCGCTCCGCGAAATGATGGACCAGGCCCAACGCTTGGGTGCTCATGCCGTTATTGGTGTCGACCTTGATTTTGAAACCATTGGCGGAAGCGGTTCCATGCTTATGGTTAGCTGCAACGGAACGGCCGTCTGCCTGGAATAA
- a CDS encoding GWxTD domain-containing protein: protein MKTTFRIGLFLLSALFFAGCASSEKTLKKIPEAQVRMSNPETISAPEELSLIAIQSKYLLKDTTQLRVFLYVDALKGKVPMQTADFVRLYNLNYVIYSDYGTRDRLGYGNVKLDSSNVTKVGDKIVVAFDIKSPNKENGVLLSEISQTGTLKKVLNDLTLHFKKQSASELYGIYTPASVEPLQRHYINAGNPFTVKRLTQEPGKLHVFYYAHSFEPAGSPMNTTAKSVSKSLTIDSTFTINTNETIHFEKEGLYNIFADTTQSEGLGLLVVNERFPKLTKPELLLEPLVYMSTNTEIAEIKKAEEFKKALDKYWLTLMNGNAPLAQQSIRSFYSRVEEANQLFTSYKEGWKTDKGMIFIVLGPPDKVQRSKDREVWTYDQRANAQNVNFTFNRRTNQFVDDHYELVRYAEYQPIWYPIVEAWRNGTIR from the coding sequence ATGAAAACAACTTTTAGAATCGGCCTTTTTCTACTGTCAGCATTATTTTTTGCAGGATGTGCATCCTCCGAAAAAACGTTGAAAAAAATTCCTGAGGCCCAGGTACGTATGTCAAATCCGGAAACAATTTCTGCACCTGAAGAATTGTCTCTTATTGCTATTCAAAGCAAATATTTGTTGAAGGATACAACACAACTTCGTGTGTTCCTTTATGTTGATGCGTTGAAAGGAAAAGTGCCGATGCAAACGGCTGATTTCGTTCGTTTGTATAATCTGAATTACGTTATTTACTCTGATTACGGAACGCGTGACAGACTGGGTTATGGAAACGTAAAGCTGGATTCAAGTAATGTTACCAAAGTAGGGGATAAAATTGTTGTTGCCTTCGATATTAAAAGTCCGAATAAGGAAAATGGTGTTTTGTTGAGTGAAATCAGCCAGACCGGCACTTTGAAAAAAGTACTGAATGATCTGACGCTTCATTTCAAAAAACAATCAGCAAGTGAATTATACGGAATTTATACACCTGCAAGTGTTGAACCTTTACAGCGTCATTATATCAACGCCGGGAATCCTTTTACAGTAAAAAGACTTACGCAGGAACCGGGAAAACTTCACGTATTTTATTATGCTCATAGCTTTGAACCGGCAGGTTCGCCTATGAACACGACGGCTAAGAGTGTATCCAAATCTCTGACCATTGATAGTACTTTTACGATCAACACGAACGAAACAATCCATTTCGAAAAAGAAGGATTGTATAATATTTTTGCTGATACCACACAATCAGAGGGTTTAGGTCTGTTGGTTGTGAATGAAAGATTTCCAAAACTGACCAAACCTGAATTGCTGCTCGAACCTTTGGTTTACATGAGCACGAATACGGAAATTGCAGAAATCAAAAAAGCAGAAGAATTTAAAAAGGCCCTAGACAAATACTGGCTGACACTGATGAATGGAAATGCACCGCTGGCACAACAATCAATCCGTTCTTTTTACAGCAGAGTCGAAGAAGCTAATCAATTGTTTACCAGCTACAAAGAAGGCTGGAAAACAGATAAAGGAATGATCTTTATTGTCCTTGGCCCACCGGATAAAGTGCAAAGAAGCAAAGACCGGGAAGTATGGACGTATGATCAGCGTGCCAACGCACAAAATGTTAATTTTACTTTTAATCGCAGAACAAATCAATTTGTAGATGACCATTACGAGCTCGTTCGCTACGCCGAATATCAGCCGATCTGGTACCCTATAGTAGAAGCATGGAGAAACGGAACTATACGCTAA
- a CDS encoding transcription elongation factor: MNKKELTEYMKGLLDERMQVAWEAMEAAQDSANDQSKSSAGDKYETARSMGQLDRNMHARQYEQVRQERVILERIGETETLSRGAVGALMETTAGWFYISVSLGAVKFDNQTVLAVSSSSPVGLSFLGKEAGGEFQFLNKPHRIIAIH; the protein is encoded by the coding sequence ATGAATAAGAAGGAATTAACGGAATACATGAAAGGGCTTTTGGATGAACGTATGCAGGTTGCCTGGGAAGCCATGGAAGCGGCGCAGGATTCCGCTAATGACCAGAGCAAAAGTTCGGCAGGAGATAAATATGAAACGGCACGTTCAATGGGTCAGCTTGACCGGAATATGCACGCCAGACAATATGAACAGGTAAGACAGGAGCGGGTAATTCTGGAAAGGATTGGAGAGACAGAAACTTTATCGCGCGGTGCAGTAGGAGCGCTGATGGAAACCACGGCAGGCTGGTTTTATATTTCCGTTAGTCTTGGAGCTGTAAAATTTGATAATCAAACCGTTCTTGCCGTATCCTCTTCATCACCGGTCGGACTTTCGTTTTTGGGAAAAGAGGCTGGGGGAGAATTTCAGTTTTTAAATAAACCTCATAGAATTATTGCGATACATTAA
- a CDS encoding crotonase/enoyl-CoA hydratase family protein, with protein sequence MAYETISFTIDNNIALVKLNRPEKANALNAVAWKELKSVFEELDENEEVRVVVLSGAGKHFCSGIDISLLAEVTRPEETCDARKREKLRKKILELQAAVTAIELCSKPVIAAIKGGCIGAGVDIICACDMRYATQDAFFTVKEIDMGMVADLGTLQRLPKLISDGFAREMAFTGREVFGAEAERIGLINKCYETVDNLFNSVTEIAASIAAKSPVSIRGTKHILNHSRDHSVADGLQYMATWNAAMLLSEDLNESFKSKSDKRLPEFRN encoded by the coding sequence ATGGCTTACGAAACGATATCCTTTACGATTGATAACAACATTGCGCTTGTCAAGTTAAACCGGCCTGAAAAAGCGAATGCGTTAAACGCAGTTGCTTGGAAAGAACTTAAATCTGTTTTTGAAGAGCTGGATGAAAATGAAGAAGTCAGAGTGGTTGTACTGAGTGGTGCAGGAAAACATTTTTGTTCAGGAATTGATATTTCGCTTTTGGCAGAAGTTACACGGCCGGAAGAAACCTGTGATGCAAGAAAACGAGAGAAACTTCGTAAAAAAATTCTGGAATTACAGGCAGCTGTAACTGCAATTGAACTTTGCAGCAAACCGGTTATAGCTGCCATAAAAGGCGGATGCATTGGCGCCGGCGTCGATATTATCTGTGCATGTGATATGCGTTATGCGACTCAGGATGCATTTTTCACGGTAAAGGAAATCGATATGGGCATGGTTGCGGATCTGGGAACCTTGCAAAGATTACCAAAATTAATCTCCGACGGCTTTGCCAGAGAAATGGCATTTACAGGAAGAGAAGTTTTCGGTGCCGAAGCAGAAAGAATCGGCCTGATCAATAAATGTTATGAGACAGTCGACAATTTGTTTAACAGTGTAACCGAAATTGCAGCCAGTATTGCAGCAAAATCTCCTGTTTCAATCAGAGGAACAAAACATATTCTTAATCACAGCAGGGATCATTCAGTAGCGGACGGGCTTCAATACATGGCAACCTGGAATGCTGCTATGTTATTATCAGAAGATTTAAACGAATCTTTTAAATCAAAATCAGACAAACGCCTCCCCGAATTCCGAAATTAA
- the mobA gene encoding molybdenum cofactor guanylyltransferase — translation MKKELYGLVICGGQSTRMGTDKSLIDYHGKPQRYYVYEMLEWICDKVFISCNSSQKESITEPYKTLPDLPQYEKIGPMAALLTAFNYYPDHNFLVVGCDYPYLTTKDLKEFAKSVKPEEIASAFYNHEENVYEPLLAWYSHKSKNEIQRMYGNEEFSLQRFLRENEAGKYQTMRPKNLVSVDTPEDCQIAKETIIRKSHF, via the coding sequence ATGAAAAAGGAATTGTATGGACTTGTCATTTGCGGCGGACAAAGCACGCGCATGGGGACTGACAAAAGTTTGATCGACTACCACGGGAAACCGCAGCGATATTATGTATACGAAATGCTCGAATGGATCTGCGACAAAGTTTTCATTTCCTGTAACAGCAGTCAAAAGGAAAGTATTACAGAACCTTATAAAACGCTTCCGGATTTGCCTCAATACGAAAAAATAGGGCCGATGGCTGCTTTGCTGACAGCCTTTAATTATTACCCGGACCATAATTTCCTGGTTGTGGGTTGTGATTATCCTTATCTGACAACCAAGGATTTAAAGGAATTTGCGAAGTCGGTCAAACCGGAAGAAATTGCCTCTGCTTTTTATAACCACGAAGAGAATGTATATGAACCTTTGCTGGCCTGGTATTCGCATAAATCCAAAAACGAAATTCAACGTATGTATGGAAATGAGGAATTTTCATTGCAGCGTTTTTTAAGAGAAAATGAAGCTGGAAAATACCAGACAATGCGACCGAAAAATCTGGTGAGTGTTGATACGCCCGAAGATTGTCAGATTGCGAAAGAAACGATTATCCGTAAAAGCCACTTTTGA
- the rlmB gene encoding 23S rRNA (guanosine(2251)-2'-O)-methyltransferase RlmB: MEKRNYTLRKPAPRPSQADMVFGTQSVLETLRSGKEIERLFIQRELGLNEIEKTAKELGIPYQRVPIEKLNRVTRKNHQGVIAFVSPIQYMPLHNVLTQVYEDGKTPLLLLLDRVTDVRNFGAIARTAECAGVQALIVPTKGGAQINADAMKTSSGALNFLPVCREPNLYETLLYLRNSGLQIVACTEKTEKSLYDIDFSIPTVIIMGSEEDGISKEFIQLADSGARIPLNGQVESLNVSVASSVVLYEAVRQRVVAKVS, encoded by the coding sequence ATGGAGAAACGGAACTATACGCTAAGAAAGCCCGCCCCTCGTCCGTCACAAGCCGACATGGTTTTTGGTACACAATCTGTACTTGAAACACTTCGTTCCGGCAAAGAGATCGAACGTTTATTTATTCAGAGAGAGCTAGGTCTTAATGAAATTGAAAAGACAGCCAAGGAGCTTGGAATTCCTTATCAGCGCGTTCCGATAGAAAAACTTAACCGGGTTACAAGAAAAAACCACCAGGGTGTTATCGCTTTTGTATCGCCTATTCAGTATATGCCTTTGCATAATGTACTGACGCAGGTATATGAAGATGGAAAAACGCCTTTATTATTGCTTTTAGACCGCGTTACGGACGTTCGTAACTTCGGTGCAATTGCCCGTACGGCAGAATGTGCAGGTGTACAGGCATTGATCGTACCAACAAAAGGCGGTGCACAAATCAATGCAGATGCGATGAAAACATCGTCAGGAGCTTTAAATTTCCTGCCGGTGTGTCGTGAGCCTAATTTGTATGAGACGTTATTGTATCTGCGTAACAGCGGGTTGCAAATCGTTGCGTGTACGGAAAAAACAGAAAAATCACTTTACGATATCGATTTCTCAATTCCTACGGTCATCATTATGGGATCAGAGGAAGATGGAATTTCAAAAGAATTTATCCAACTGGCAGACAGCGGAGCAAGAATTCCATTGAACGGACAAGTTGAATCGCTTAACGTTTCTGTTGCAAGCTCGGTTGTTTTGTACGAAGCTGTTAGACAAAGAGTTGTAGCGAAAGTTTCTTAA
- a CDS encoding SDR family oxidoreductase, protein MGYKEGMLRDGALDNKTVIVTGGGTGLGKSMATYFLKLGANVVICSRRLEVLETTAKELEEQTGGQILAIACDVRKTEEIENVITKSIEKFGQVDGLVNNSAGNFISPTERLSYKAVDTVVDIVLRGTYYFTLALGKYWIENKIKGTVLNISTTYAWTGSGWVVPSAMAKAGVLAMTKSLAFEWAEHGIRLNAIAPGPFPTKGAWDRLFPEELAKKFSFENRIPLQRVGDHQELANLAAYLVSDFSAYITGEVITLDGGEVLSAGQFNFLKEVSEDQWDAIEDQIKNANRNSKKSE, encoded by the coding sequence ATGGGCTATAAAGAAGGAATGCTGCGCGACGGAGCGCTTGACAATAAAACGGTCATTGTTACCGGTGGTGGAACAGGATTGGGAAAGTCAATGGCGACTTACTTTTTAAAACTTGGTGCGAATGTTGTCATTTGCAGTCGCCGGCTGGAAGTTCTGGAAACTACGGCCAAAGAACTTGAAGAACAAACCGGAGGCCAGATTTTAGCAATTGCCTGCGATGTGCGAAAAACGGAAGAAATTGAAAATGTTATTACCAAATCGATCGAAAAATTTGGTCAGGTTGATGGATTGGTAAATAATTCAGCCGGAAATTTCATCAGTCCAACTGAAAGATTATCATACAAAGCTGTTGATACCGTAGTCGATATTGTTTTGCGCGGAACATATTATTTTACATTGGCACTAGGCAAATACTGGATTGAAAATAAAATTAAAGGAACCGTCCTGAATATTTCCACAACCTATGCCTGGACAGGTTCCGGATGGGTTGTTCCCTCTGCGATGGCGAAAGCCGGCGTTCTGGCCATGACAAAATCACTGGCATTCGAATGGGCAGAGCATGGCATTCGCCTGAATGCAATTGCACCAGGTCCCTTTCCTACAAAAGGCGCCTGGGATCGTTTATTCCCGGAAGAACTGGCAAAAAAATTCTCTTTTGAAAACCGGATCCCATTACAACGTGTCGGTGATCATCAGGAATTAGCTAATCTGGCAGCATACCTGGTTTCCGATTTTTCTGCCTATATTACTGGTGAAGTGATCACGCTGGATGGCGGTGAAGTTTTGTCTGCCGGACAGTTCAATTTCCTGAAAGAAGTCAGTGAAGACCAATGGGATGCCATTGAAGATCAAATAAAAAATGCCAATCGGAACAGCAAGAAATCAGAATAA
- a CDS encoding nitroreductase family protein → MSTILESINQVIRNRRSIFPPSYIEKEIPKELIQTILENANFAPTHKLTEPWRFRVFTGAGLVQLADFMGAAYKANTMPETFSEAKYEGTRSKSLKSAAVIAIIMETHAEKIPEWEEVAAVACAVQNMWLTATANNIGAYWSSPSVTDALKAFLELKENQKCIGFFYMGYHNLGEISVRRTPIEDKVTWIN, encoded by the coding sequence ATGAGTACCATTTTAGAATCAATCAATCAGGTCATTCGTAACCGCCGCAGTATATTTCCACCAAGTTATATTGAAAAAGAGATTCCAAAAGAATTGATACAAACGATTCTTGAAAATGCCAATTTCGCTCCCACGCACAAACTGACAGAACCATGGAGATTCCGTGTTTTTACAGGTGCAGGCTTAGTGCAGCTGGCCGATTTTATGGGTGCAGCTTATAAGGCTAACACAATGCCGGAAACTTTCTCGGAGGCGAAATACGAAGGCACGCGGTCTAAATCTTTGAAGTCAGCAGCGGTAATAGCGATCATCATGGAAACCCACGCCGAAAAAATTCCGGAATGGGAAGAAGTTGCAGCCGTAGCCTGCGCAGTGCAAAATATGTGGCTTACAGCTACCGCAAATAATATCGGAGCGTATTGGAGCAGTCCATCTGTGACTGACGCTTTGAAAGCCTTTTTGGAATTAAAGGAAAATCAAAAATGCATCGGCTTCTTTTACATGGGATATCACAATCTGGGTGAAATTTCGGTACGTCGGACACCAATTGAAGATAAAGTTACCTGGATTAATTAA